A region of the Indicator indicator isolate 239-I01 chromosome 40, UM_Iind_1.1, whole genome shotgun sequence genome:
aACCACCCTGGGGCTGGGGCCCTGCTGGGGGCACCTCAGGAACATCCCCCAACCCTGGCCACTTCCATGCCCCTGCTTGCCAAGGGCTGTTTGGGGCTCCCTGACTGAGATCCCTGTGTTGAGCAGGGGAGGCTCTGCTGTGTGGGGCAGGGACCCGAcagtgctggggctcagcaccGCCACGGCTGAGAGCAGGGAACTCGGGCACCAGGGTCTTGTGCCATGGCTGAaggggcagagaggagctggagggcaggaagggcaCCAGGACGCTCTCAGATGCCTTGGCCCTGTGCCTGAGTGAGGTCCTCCTTGAGGTCCTCCTTGAGCCCTCCCAGGTGCCCTTTGAGCACCATGCCAGGAGCTGCCGGCTCAGCACccacacagagccaggctgcacGTGGCCACGCTGCCCACAGGCACGCTGGCCACTGCTGCCCTGTGGCCTgcagctgggatgctgctgaggTGACCTGCTTGCACCCAGAGACCTTCTGCCAGAGGCCTGGGATTGCTCTGTGTAAGCAGAGTGAGGGATTAGGGCCAGATCAGGCTGGATTGGTGCTGCCggttcagccccagctgctcctcagcgcCTTGTAAAGATCTGAcacctcctgtccctcccaTCACACCTTTCCTCTCCAGGGCACCTCTGCTCCCCAAGGAGAAGGCCTCCATTAGTCTTGCATCACACACAATCAGTGCCATGATGCTCGTTTGGGTGATTACCTACCTGGGGTTGGTGCCACCACCCCTTGGCCGCTGCCCCGGGCTCTCTGGGACCTGTATAAAAGAGCTGAGGGCTCCACAGCCTCTATCCAGCTTCCTCCGCTCAACTCTCCTCATCTCCTGGGTAAGTCCAGCTCCTGGAAGCCTCCTGGGGACCTGTCCCTGGgccttgcccagcctgccctcacCCCTGCTCCCTTTTGCAGGTCTCTTGCCTGTCTGAAAgatgtcctgctccagcctgtgtTCTCCCTGTGGGGTGGCTGCCCCGGCCCCGCTGGCTGACACCTGCAACGAGCCCTGCGTGCGGCAGTGCCCTGACTCCACGGTGCTGATCCAGCCCCCCCCTGCCGTGGTCACCTTCCCCGgacccatcctcagctccttcccccagtCCAGCGTCGTTGGCTCTGCAGGAGCCCCTGGGGTTGGGGGTGGCTATGGTGGCACTTTTGGTAGCTATGGAGGCTATGGAGGCTGGGGTGGCTATGGAGGCCTTGGGGGCTGGGGTGGCTATGGAGGCTATGGCTATGGGGGCTGGGGTGGCTATGGAGGCCTTGGGGGCTGTGGTGGCTATGGAGGCCTTGGGGGCTGGGGTGGCTATGGAGGCTATGGCTATGGGGGCTGGCGCCGTGGCCACCGGTACCTGAATGGCAACTGTGGGCCCTGCTGAGCCCTACCCTGGATCCAGCCACAGATGAAGGAGAGCTCCAGAAATCCCCTGGCAGGTCCCCACTCAGCCCTGAAGAAGGGACCTGCTGCTGTCTGCGCTGTATTCTGGAGcctggctgcctccttcctgctttcagcccagctctgttttttcccctgctctgcctcagcatcccTGCAGGACCCTTTGCCCACTGCCGGGGAGGGTTCGTGCTGggtgcctgtgcctgcagcacagctcatgCTCGGTGCCTGACTACTGCCAGGAGCTGTGAGCCGCTCCtggtcacagctctgctcttctctaagctTCGTCCTGCCCCGGGACTGCAATAAAATCTCTCTTGCAACACAACATTGTCTCATGTTTTGCTTGATCCTTACCTTCTATCCCTACACCCCAGACCTTTGGGCAGCTCAGAGGGTTGGtctctggagcaggtccacagaaggccaatcaaggtggggaagggcctggagaaaaggcctgggcaggagcagctgacggagctgggggtgttcagcctggagaagaggaggctgagggagacctcctggctctctacaagtccctgaaaggaggctggaggcaggtggggTTTAGTgccttctcccaagcaacaagcAACAAGAGAAGACATCCTGGGCACAGCTGtgcccccaggctgctgctaaatGACACCGGAACACCGCTCGCTAGGGCATCCTCCCGCTCCTCCTGCACCGTCCCCACCTGCAGGCGGCGCAGGCTCCGCAGGCTCCGTGGCAAACGTCCGCAAGGACTTTCCGaggctgctgggagagctgaaaCGCCGCCGTGCGGCGCGTGGGGGGGGTAAAGGCCCAGTCCTGGGCACAAGCACCGGGCCGATGGCTGGGTCGCCTAAACGGCGGACGAGCGCTGGGGGGCGCCCCAGTGGGCCCCTGCGGAAAACAACGCCGACCGGGCGAGAAAGCCGACCGGCGGAGCTGGGACCAAACCGAGAATTATATTGAGTTACACGAGATGGAAGCGCGGAGAGGATTACGCCGTGGCGACGGGTCCGCGTCCCCGCGGAAGCCGCGCGCGCGGCCCGCGAAGCGCCCGCGGCGCCCCGGACGCCGCGGCGGGCGTAGGACCTCGGGTCGGTACGGCTGCGGACGCGAAGCAAAAAGGGACACCCAGTACGGACCCGGCTCCGCCGGAGAGCGAGAATGAAACGGGCGGCGGGCGGCGCCGCTGCGGGCCTCGGTGCGGCCGGCGGGGCGCGGGCGTTTACGGCGGCGAGACAGGCCGATCCGCGGCCGCTGGAGGCTGCCAAGTCGGACGGCGGGGAAGTAGGCTGAGCGGAGCGCGACTAGCGGCGGAAGGGGTCAACGAAATCAGGTCAAATGCGTCTCAGAGTAGGCGGAAGAAGGACGCGAGCTGTACAAAGGGTGGGAGGACACAGCGTCGAGGAACGGGCAGCCccgggagcagggcagagggccTGGGACGAAAAGGGACCCTGTTGCTGGTGTGATAGGCTTCGGTGCAGCGGTCCCGGGcggccctgctgtgctgcaggttcTGAGCCAGTGCTAGGGCTGGGCTTGGGAGGCCCTTCCGTGTCAGTCATCGAGTGTCTGCTCACGGCctgccttctgctctgtgcCTTCTGCTCTGTGCCATCTGCGTCGTGTTGGTGGCGCTGCCAGCTGCCTCCTTTGTTTTTCCCAGGCATCTGCAGCAGGAT
Encoded here:
- the LOC128978928 gene encoding claw keratin-like; this encodes MSCSSLCSPCGVAAPAPLADTCNEPCVRQCPDSTVLIQPPPAVVTFPGPILSSFPQSSVVGSAGAPGVGGGYGGTFGSYGGYGGWGGYGGLGGWGGYGGYGYGGWGGYGGLGGCGGYGGLGGWGGYGGYGYGGWRRGHRYLNGNCGPC